In the Acipenser ruthenus unplaced genomic scaffold, fAciRut3.2 maternal haplotype, whole genome shotgun sequence genome, aggagcggagaggtcgagtcctggtttcactgggagtttaataataagacacacctgagcttgttagctagacacactgggggctgatcaagctggtagcagtaaaacctggactggatcacactgctgtgcgataggagtctgattcccagccctgcgtTTGCTACTGCATGAATTAAAAACGTGTATCGTctaatttgttgtgttttttttgtcttgcagCCATCGGAAGACTCTGTGAAAAATGTGAGTACCTAATCTTGAGAGATCccaatattatatactgtacagtacagctgcCTTGTGAATACAGGGGTGTGCGATTCATAGCGCCTGACGCCTGTTATAaattatcacattacagaatatcacattacagaaattcacaatacagaaaatcagaagcatgctgggagctgtagttctgtaTTATAGAGGTTTGTATTGGAGCagaagaccacagcataaagaactacagctcccagcatgcctcaccatggcCGCGGgcgcagaggcatgctgggagccgtagtcctagCCAGCAAGTTCACTCCACAGGGTGATGAtggctaaacttttggccacagctgtcaTGAATCTTTACTTAAACATTAAAAGCTGTAAAAAAagaactaaatatatattattggcttaaaaaaaataaataaaacggttGAACAAAAACAGCCATGAATTTCCTTGTATTGGTTGAATGGGATCCTgactctctgtctccccctgctgGCAGGCGATGGCAAGTGCGTGATCTGTGACTCCTACGTGCGACCGTGCACGCTAGTGCGGATCTGTGACGAGTGTAACTATGGATCCTACCAGGGGCGCTGCGTCATCTGTGGGGGTCCGGGGGTCTCGGACGCGTACTACTGCAAGGAATGCACCATCCAGGAGAAAGATGTAAGtctgagagggggagggggttaaattcaacagcaaactaacgtttccactagaagtctctctcagcgtcttcagtgtaaattcaacggcaaacgtttccactagaagtctctctcagcgtcttcagtgtaaattcaacggcaaacgtttccactagaagtctctctcagcgtcttcagtgtaaattcaatggcaaacgtttcctctagaagtctctctcagcgtcttgcGGTGCTGTGTTGTATTTTAGAGTTGAGAGCGCTCTCAGAGTAAGTTTGTCAGCTCTGAGACACCGTTGTATTCTCATGCTGTTGTTTTTTGAACTACACCAGTAAAGGCTGGTTCCTATGAAGCTGCAAAATCACTGTTTGTTTGAATCAAGAATTttagctttttaatttattttttcttcctacAGAGAGACGGGTGTCCGAAGATTGTGAATTTGGGAAGTTCGAAAACGGATCTGTTCTACGAGAGAAAGAAATACGGGTTTAAGAAACGGTGAATCCATCTTACGAGACTGCCAGCAGCTTCAATGCTTATTTtttttgaaaagaagaaaaaaaaaattgtgaattttttttttttttttttaatgattctgTGTTAGAATTTTCAATTGTAATAAAACTGATTTcttcatctttattattattatttatttatttatttatttattttatttttttttttttagaaagaaatACATACTGAATCACCAACACAtgggtttgttttttgcaatagATTTCTGAGAACGTTTTAGCAAAATGGGTGtttggagctgaggagggactgggagggaagcagcgtggctctagcagagctgaggagggactgggagggaagcagcgtggctctagcagagctgaggagggactgggagggaagcagtgtggctctagcggagctgaggagggactgggagggaagcagtgtggctctagcggagctgaggagggactgggagggaagcggcgtggctctagcggagctgaggagggactgggagggaagcggcgtggctctagcggagctgaggagggactgggagggaagcggcgtggctctagcggagctgaggagggactgggagggaagcggcgtggctctagcggagctgaggagggactgggagggaagcggcgtggctctagcggagctgaggagggactgggagggaagcggcgtggctctagcggagctgaggagggactgggagggaagcggcgtggctctagcggagctgaggagggactgggagggaagcggcgtggctctagcggagctgaggagggactgggaggcgtggctctagcggagctgaggagggactgggagggaagcagcgtggctctagcggagctgaggagggactgggaggcgtggctctagcggagctgaggagggactgggagggaagcagcgtggctctagcggagctgaggagggactgggagggaagcagcgtggctctagcggagctgaggagggactgggagggaagcagcgtggctctagcggagctgaggagggactgggagggaagcagcgtggctctagcggagccgaggagggactgggaggaaaattattcataatttatttttatatgttttgGTCTGTGAATTAATTTTGTGTTAAtagttatataaaataataataatatactatatatcTCACAACAgtacatttacaataaacaaactgaCCAAACTGGCTGAAGGAGACGATGGAGGCAAACCAAAccacatttcccagaatgcaTTGTGCATTTCAATTTCCTCCGGGCTCCACTCCTGCTTCTGATTGGCTGGTGATGCAGCGCGTCACAGTGGCCTCTCCTGCACTTTCTTCAACCAATCCGGGCTCTGTTGCTATCACgcagtttgtatttttagcagagGGGCAAAGCACTCACTTCTTTCTGCGGGGCTTTGTGTATTCATCCGCCAATGGGACCTAAGAGAATATAGAcccactgtttatttttttgtttttttgttaatttacagCATGTGTGTCTGGCTGGCTGGCGCAATCATTTTCTTTAAGGTTATTATGGAGTAGGAATGAATTCTCCcttccagtccctcctcagctccactagagccacgccgcttccctcccagtcactcctcagctccgctagagccacgctgcttccctcccagtccctcctcagctccgctagagccacactgcttccctcccagtccttcctcagctccgctagagccgcactgcttccctcccagtccctcctcagctccgctagagccacgccgcttccctcccagtccctcctcagctccgctagagccacgctgcttccctcccagtccctcctcagctccgctagagccacgctgcttccctcccagtccctcctcagctccgctagagccacactgcttccctcccagtccctcctcagctccgctagagccacgccgcttccctcccagtccctcctcagctccgctagagccacgctgcttccctcccagtccctcctcagctccgctagagccacgctgcttccctcccagtccctcctcagctccgctagagccacgctgcttccctcccagtccctcctcagctccactagagccacgctgcttccctcccagtccctcctcagctccactagagccacgctgcttccctccctcccagtccctcctcagctccgctagagccacgctgcttccctcccagtcccctctcagctccgctagagccacgctgcttccctcccagtccctcctcagctccactagagccacgctgcttccctcccagtccctcctcagctccacgctgcttccctccctcccagtccctcccagtccctcctcagctccacagAAGTGATCTATAGCATATTTAAAGTggggttttaatttaatttgcagtttgaattaattttaatgtgaaaaacttgcaaaaaaaacCCCCTCAAAGCCAGGGAGGAAAGGGTTAACAAAAAGGCCGGCTTGGAGAATGTAGTCCCGGTGAAATTTGCATCACCAAAAGGGTGCGAGAATGTGACCAGACCCGCGTTATTAATCCGCGGTGTGGTCAGATTTCGCAAGAGAGAggaaagtttattttttgtaattgggCTGTTTTTGACTGAGCGGTTACGATGCcgcggagaggaggaggaggagaaggaggaggctgggatatttaaataaaattatcacaaaaatatatataaatatactgtcaacaagcaaataataataataataataataataataataataataataataatatatatttatgtaacacGCCACTCACCCATTTATCAACACGGGCCGAGGAAAATTAAAACGAATTTGGAGCCGAAATTAAAACGATACAAGgcgcctcttttttttttctcctagtaAGTATATCATACAAATCTGAAACTGGCCatcatatattttgtttacaaatatATGCTATGGTCAAACGTGGTGGTTTTATATTGCCAACGTatacccttttttttaaaaaaagcaagacGCGATATTTTGTGTGTGAAATGTCTGTATAAAAACAGGTCTGAGCGTTTTCATTCATTGAAATGTTATacgttttttaataaacattaagcagattttaaaatgttttgtttgtgtgtgtgggggggggggtgaattgttttttaaaaaaataaaaatcgccTCATTTTtcgcttaacaaaaaaaaaaaaaacaacgttattttttatttaaataactgtttCGCTCTCATACATACAAATTAACACGAAATTATTACCGTGGGTTTGGGAAAAATGTTTATTAAGACTTATTTTAACGCGTTTGTGTTGTttcacacataataataataataataataataatagtaataataataataataataataataataataataataataataataataataattaaggttGTGTTTATAATTTTTTCACCAGCGAACGCGTCGACGACGTCATCACGCACGCCAGGCAGCGTGtcgtgtttaaaatgaaatatattaacttgctaaaagttacattttgacGCGGTTTGTAGGAGGCTAAATAAAACGTTACAaatttgatttaaatgtatttattaacacagactgttttgtgtgtgtgtgtgtgcaaggaaGGTCAACAAGCGTACACGATTCAGGTTTTAAAACAGcagtaataattatttaaaaaactggTGTCCATTTATTACgtgtatgtattaattaatttatttgacAGGGGAccaatacatttctttttaacaCGTATGACGTATGAATGGTGTTGCTATCCCATAATGATCCGCCTTTTTtattatcaatatatatatatatatatatatatatatatatatatatatatatatatatatatatatatatcccttcgTTACAAAAC is a window encoding:
- the LOC117969624 gene encoding PHD finger-like domain-containing protein 5A, producing MAKHHPDLIFCRKQAGVAIGRLCEKCDGKCVICDSYVRPCTLVRICDECNYGSYQGRCVICGGPGVSDAYYCKECTIQEKDRDGCPKIVNLGSSKTDLFYERKKYGFKKR